A region of Flavobacterium album DNA encodes the following proteins:
- the wecB gene encoding non-hydrolyzing UDP-N-acetylglucosamine 2-epimerase gives MKNILFVFGTRPEAIKMAPLIKAFKEDSNFSVKVGITAQHRELLDQVLAFFDIQPDYDLNIMVPNQTLHELTSSLILRITNEILLKEKFDLIFVQGDTTTVLAASLAAFYQKIKIAHIEAGLRSHDMLSPFPEEANRVLTSKLAAFHFCPTEQASKNLIGESITDNVFVVGNTVIDALFAGLEKIKFTDEALLYETFSDIDFTKKILLVTCHRRENFGQPFLEICDALLTIADNNPDIQIVYPVHPNPNVKTIAYEMLQRENIKLTRPLDYHELIWMMHKSNIILTDSGGIQEEAPSLGKPVLVLREVTERMEGVAAGTAILVGADKEKILSETGKLLTDGFYYSQIAAASNPYGDGTTSQKIKDIIVLALAP, from the coding sequence ATGAAAAATATACTATTCGTTTTCGGGACCAGGCCTGAAGCTATAAAAATGGCTCCTCTTATAAAGGCATTTAAGGAAGACAGCAATTTTTCCGTAAAGGTAGGAATCACTGCCCAGCACAGGGAATTGCTTGACCAGGTCCTTGCTTTTTTTGACATACAGCCGGATTATGACCTGAATATAATGGTGCCTAACCAAACGCTTCACGAACTTACTTCCAGCCTGATATTACGAATAACAAACGAAATACTCCTTAAAGAAAAATTTGACCTGATTTTTGTACAGGGCGATACCACAACAGTTCTTGCGGCATCTTTGGCCGCGTTTTACCAAAAAATCAAAATTGCACATATCGAAGCAGGACTCAGGAGCCACGATATGCTTTCACCTTTTCCGGAAGAAGCCAACAGGGTTTTGACGTCAAAGCTCGCCGCATTCCATTTCTGTCCTACAGAACAAGCAAGCAAAAATCTGATAGGGGAAAGTATAACAGATAATGTGTTTGTAGTGGGCAATACCGTGATTGATGCTCTATTTGCCGGCCTTGAAAAAATTAAATTTACAGACGAGGCATTACTTTATGAAACATTCAGTGATATTGATTTCACTAAAAAGATCCTGCTGGTTACATGCCACCGGAGGGAAAACTTTGGGCAGCCATTTTTGGAGATTTGCGATGCCCTGCTAACAATTGCCGATAATAATCCTGATATTCAGATTGTTTATCCTGTACATCCCAATCCGAATGTAAAAACCATTGCCTATGAGATGCTGCAACGTGAAAATATAAAACTCACAAGGCCGCTGGATTACCATGAGTTGATCTGGATGATGCATAAAAGCAATATAATACTTACTGATTCCGGAGGCATACAGGAAGAAGCGCCCAGCCTTGGCAAGCCCGTACTTGTTTTGAGAGAAGTAACAGAGCGCATGGAGGGCGTTGCTGCCGGCACCGCTATATTAGTAGGGGCTGATAAAGAAAAGATACTATCAGAAACCGGTAAACTCTTAACAGACGGTTTTTATTACTCACAAATTGCTGCCGCATCAAATCCTTATGGTGACGGAACGACCAGCCAAAAAATTAAAGACATTATCGTCCTGGCACTGGCACCTTAG
- a CDS encoding glycosyltransferase family 4 protein codes for MKVLFQSRSNLYSAPGGDLVQMEKTKQFLEKEGVQVDISLEAEPNLEGYDLVHLFNLMEPQDIYLQMRNAKKQGKKVLLSTIYGLYTEFERKARGGLFQKVANILSPYQIGYVKTLVRHMAESRMHKGVYNMLFKGYYGMMKEIVDNTSVFLPNSHSEMKRVAKEFNLKHYNYFSVPNAIDKEVFVADENTASNKYQEFKDCIVCAARIEGRKSTLNLVRAVKDSPYKLVLVGKESANQKAYVDQVHAEAGDNVFFLGTMPHEELRELYKVAKVHALVSWMETPGLSSLEAGAMNCNIVVTKKGDTEDYFGDYAFYCEPDDVASIRDAIDRAFNAVVNPGLKEKILENYTWEKTAEATIRGYKLAMADN; via the coding sequence ATGAAAGTGTTGTTTCAATCAAGGTCTAATCTTTATTCTGCCCCTGGCGGAGATCTTGTCCAGATGGAGAAGACAAAGCAATTCCTCGAAAAAGAAGGTGTACAGGTAGATATATCACTCGAAGCCGAACCAAACCTTGAAGGCTACGACCTGGTGCATCTCTTTAACCTCATGGAGCCACAGGATATTTATTTACAGATGCGCAATGCCAAAAAGCAAGGCAAAAAAGTGCTGCTTTCAACGATCTACGGACTATATACCGAATTTGAAAGAAAAGCGAGGGGTGGGTTATTTCAAAAAGTAGCTAATATACTCTCGCCTTACCAGATTGGCTATGTAAAAACACTCGTGAGGCACATGGCAGAAAGCAGGATGCACAAAGGCGTTTATAATATGCTTTTTAAAGGTTATTATGGCATGATGAAGGAGATAGTAGATAATACATCGGTATTCTTGCCGAATTCACACTCTGAAATGAAAAGGGTTGCAAAGGAATTCAACCTAAAGCACTATAACTATTTTAGCGTACCCAATGCAATAGACAAAGAAGTATTCGTTGCTGATGAAAATACTGCATCTAATAAGTATCAGGAATTTAAAGATTGTATTGTTTGTGCCGCCCGTATTGAAGGTCGCAAATCGACACTAAACCTGGTAAGGGCCGTTAAAGATTCCCCATACAAGCTGGTTTTAGTGGGCAAAGAATCGGCCAACCAGAAAGCGTATGTAGACCAGGTGCATGCAGAGGCAGGAGATAATGTTTTTTTCTTAGGAACCATGCCGCATGAAGAACTGAGGGAGCTTTATAAAGTTGCCAAAGTACATGCGCTGGTAAGCTGGATGGAAACACCGGGTTTGTCTTCACTTGAGGCAGGCGCTATGAATTGCAATATCGTGGTTACTAAAAAAGGTGACACAGAAGATTATTTTGGCGATTATGCTTTCTATTGCGAACCGGATGATGTAGCATCTATAAGGGATGCGATCGACAGGGCTTTTAACGCCGTAGTTAACCCGGGGCTTAAAGAGAAGATACTTGAAAACTATACATGGGAAAAAACAGCCGAAGCGACAATTAGAGGTTATAAGCTTGCAATGGCTGATAATTAG
- a CDS encoding DUF1972 domain-containing protein: MKIAIIGTRGIPNHYGGFEQFAEYFSVYLADKGHDVYVYNSHNHPYKDPSFKGVNIIHSYDPEHKMGSFGQFIYDYNAIVNSRRHNFDVILQLGYTSSSVWFFLLPKKPVIITNMDGLEWKRSKYPWPMRQFLKFAERLAAISSDYLVADSIGIQKSLKQRYNKDSVYIAYGAHAFEDPEDAVLKDFGLEKEGYNMVMARFEPENNIDMVLEGVANSNDSTPMLVIGNHNTKYGNYLKEKYHGYPQIRFIGALYNIGHLNNLRYYSKIYFHGHSVGGTNPSLLEAMASGALIAAHNNDFNKGVLKENACYFSNASEVANLLLHLKKSDNLRLVSNNVEAIKKEFNWEKINGEYLQFFKECLAEKNRARSR; encoded by the coding sequence ATGAAGATAGCCATAATAGGTACAAGGGGCATCCCTAATCATTACGGGGGCTTTGAGCAGTTTGCAGAATATTTTTCGGTATACCTTGCCGATAAAGGGCATGATGTATATGTGTACAATTCCCATAACCATCCGTATAAAGACCCTAGCTTTAAAGGCGTCAACATAATACACAGCTATGATCCCGAGCATAAGATGGGCTCTTTCGGGCAATTCATATACGACTATAACGCTATTGTAAATTCCCGCAGGCATAATTTTGATGTTATACTGCAGCTGGGCTATACCAGCAGTTCGGTATGGTTTTTCCTTTTGCCAAAAAAACCGGTTATCATAACCAATATGGACGGGCTGGAATGGAAACGCTCCAAATATCCGTGGCCCATGCGCCAATTCCTGAAATTTGCCGAAAGGCTCGCCGCCATAAGCAGCGACTATCTCGTAGCCGACTCGATCGGAATTCAGAAATCCCTTAAGCAGCGTTACAATAAAGATTCTGTTTACATAGCCTATGGCGCGCACGCTTTCGAAGATCCCGAAGATGCCGTGCTGAAAGACTTTGGACTGGAAAAAGAAGGCTATAATATGGTCATGGCCCGCTTTGAGCCCGAGAATAATATAGATATGGTGCTGGAGGGTGTGGCAAACAGCAATGATAGCACTCCCATGCTGGTAATTGGCAACCATAATACAAAATATGGAAATTACCTGAAAGAAAAATACCACGGTTACCCTCAGATAAGGTTTATAGGAGCGCTGTACAATATAGGGCACCTGAATAATTTGAGGTATTACTCAAAAATTTATTTCCACGGGCACTCGGTTGGAGGGACTAATCCTTCACTTCTCGAAGCCATGGCGTCAGGGGCGCTTATAGCGGCGCACAATAATGACTTTAACAAAGGCGTTCTTAAAGAAAATGCCTGTTATTTTTCAAATGCGTCAGAAGTTGCAAATTTGCTGCTTCATTTAAAAAAAAGTGATAATTTGCGCCTTGTTTCAAACAACGTAGAAGCAATAAAAAAAGAGTTTAACTGGGAAAAAATTAATGGCGAATATTTACAATTTTTCAAGGAATGCCTTGCTGAAAAGAATAGGGCTCGCTCCCGGTAA
- a CDS encoding O-antigen ligase family protein produces the protein MANIYNFSRNALLKRIGLAPGKKLIVFFISAVLLTIPLGYVYNSVAIILFVLYSVLSAQKQVFSLRFPLVLPMLLFGLMVLSVAWSIDSQNTLKALSKEAPLLFIPLAFCLNRRLPRRCVHDILNNYSIGICLYCFYFLARAVVRYVYGGGTDVFFYHELATNDINAIYFSALVSVALFWFLVKKSKTFWNYIALLFLLAFIILLSSKTIIIIDVLLVVSYYLFYSPLKPWAKATAVIVFLGLIGIGGYNSKIKGRIVEEFRPNIEKAGTDMSVIHNVTIHEAWNAPNFHQNDYFNGIAFRTYQVRIFTEMIAEDPIFFTGYGLNTSMEKIEEKGNEHTVYQSSDENIGYNKMNFHNQYVEAFADLGIFGFLLVVALLVINIKNAVKSKDFVHIAFAIVMIALFLTESFLWRQRGVVFFTVFYCLFNGLLPKDLSKINHEKNSHNRSGRFFRITSL, from the coding sequence ATGGCGAATATTTACAATTTTTCAAGGAATGCCTTGCTGAAAAGAATAGGGCTCGCTCCCGGTAAGAAACTCATAGTATTTTTTATTTCCGCAGTGTTGCTTACCATTCCGCTGGGCTATGTTTACAATAGCGTAGCCATTATCCTGTTCGTACTATATTCTGTACTTTCTGCACAAAAACAGGTGTTTTCCCTGCGTTTTCCTTTGGTGCTGCCTATGCTTCTTTTTGGTTTAATGGTGCTCTCGGTGGCCTGGAGCATCGATAGCCAAAATACACTGAAGGCGTTGAGCAAAGAAGCGCCGCTTTTATTCATTCCACTTGCTTTCTGCCTCAACCGCCGCCTGCCTCGCCGTTGCGTTCACGATATACTTAACAATTACAGCATCGGCATTTGTTTGTATTGCTTTTATTTTTTAGCACGTGCGGTTGTACGATATGTTTATGGGGGAGGCACAGATGTTTTCTTTTATCATGAGCTGGCAACCAATGATATTAATGCGATATACTTTTCGGCATTAGTGTCGGTAGCATTATTTTGGTTCCTTGTAAAGAAATCAAAAACGTTCTGGAACTATATCGCACTATTGTTTCTGCTTGCATTCATTATACTTCTGTCATCAAAAACGATCATCATTATCGACGTTTTGCTGGTAGTGAGCTATTACCTGTTTTATTCACCGCTAAAGCCCTGGGCAAAAGCAACGGCTGTTATAGTATTTTTGGGACTGATAGGGATAGGCGGCTACAATAGTAAAATAAAAGGCAGGATAGTAGAGGAATTCCGCCCGAATATTGAAAAGGCCGGGACCGATATGAGCGTGATACACAACGTGACCATACATGAAGCCTGGAATGCTCCTAATTTCCACCAGAACGATTACTTCAACGGCATTGCCTTCAGGACCTACCAGGTGCGGATCTTTACAGAAATGATTGCGGAAGACCCGATTTTCTTTACCGGGTACGGGCTTAATACCTCTATGGAAAAAATAGAAGAAAAAGGCAATGAGCACACCGTTTATCAGAGCAGCGACGAGAATATAGGCTATAACAAAATGAACTTCCACAACCAATATGTCGAAGCTTTTGCCGATCTGGGTATTTTTGGGTTTTTGCTTGTGGTTGCCCTTCTTGTAATTAATATCAAAAATGCGGTCAAATCTAAAGATTTTGTCCATATTGCTTTTGCAATTGTAATGATAGCCTTATTTTTGACAGAATCTTTCTTATGGAGGCAAAGAGGCGTAGTATTCTTTACGGTATTCTATTGCCTTTTCAATGGCTTACTGCCGAAAGATCTTTCAAAAATAAATCATGAAAAGAATTCTCATAACAGGAGCGGCAGGTTTTTTAGGATCACATCTTTGTGA
- a CDS encoding UDP-glucuronic acid decarboxylase family protein, whose amino-acid sequence MKRILITGAAGFLGSHLCDRFIKEGYFVIGMDNLITGDLKNIEHLFKLENFEFYHHDVTKFVNIPEKLDYILHFASPASPIDYLKIPIQTLKVGSLGTHNLLGLARVKKARILIASTSEVYGDPLVHPQPEDYYGNVNTIGPRGVYDEAKRFQESITMAYHTFHGVETRIVRIFNTYGPRMRLNDGRVIPAFIGQALRGEDLTIFGDGMQTRSFCYVDDQVEGIFRLLHSDYIYPVNIGNPDEITIKDFADEIIRLTGTNQKVVHMPLPVNDPLQRQPDITLAKKLLGWEPKTGRAEGMKITYDYFRSLSNEELLKEEHKDFSGFIH is encoded by the coding sequence ATGAAAAGAATTCTCATAACAGGAGCGGCAGGTTTTTTAGGATCACATCTTTGTGACAGGTTTATAAAAGAAGGTTACTTTGTTATCGGGATGGACAATCTTATAACGGGCGACCTTAAGAATATTGAACATCTTTTTAAACTTGAGAATTTCGAATTTTACCACCACGATGTTACTAAATTCGTGAACATTCCCGAAAAGCTTGACTATATACTGCATTTTGCATCGCCGGCAAGCCCTATAGACTATTTAAAGATCCCGATCCAGACATTAAAAGTTGGATCATTGGGCACACACAATCTTTTAGGATTGGCAAGGGTAAAGAAAGCAAGGATACTCATTGCTTCTACTTCAGAGGTTTATGGCGATCCGCTGGTGCATCCCCAACCGGAAGATTATTATGGCAATGTAAATACCATTGGCCCGCGCGGGGTATATGACGAAGCGAAACGTTTTCAGGAATCCATAACAATGGCTTACCATACCTTTCACGGAGTTGAAACCCGCATTGTAAGGATATTCAATACCTACGGGCCAAGGATGAGGCTTAACGATGGCCGCGTGATTCCTGCATTTATAGGCCAGGCGCTTAGGGGCGAAGACCTTACCATATTTGGAGACGGCATGCAAACGCGTTCTTTTTGCTATGTGGACGACCAGGTAGAGGGGATTTTCAGGCTCCTGCATTCCGACTATATTTACCCTGTAAATATTGGTAACCCCGACGAGATCACGATTAAGGATTTTGCCGACGAGATAATCAGGCTAACGGGCACCAACCAAAAAGTGGTACATATGCCATTGCCTGTAAACGATCCGCTGCAAAGGCAGCCGGACATCACGCTTGCAAAAAAACTTTTAGGCTGGGAACCTAAAACAGGACGGGCAGAAGGAATGAAAATAACTTACGATTATTTCCGGTCACTTTCCAACGAAGAGTTGTTGAAAGAGGAGCATAAGGATTTTTCAGGATTTATACATTAA
- a CDS encoding undecaprenyl-phosphate glucose phosphotransferase, which produces MILSDRGRYSKYLRPISIFYDILVVTVLFQFFFRELGLNYLHFGFYQIVCWSIISYFSGFYEVYRYTKPLEILSKIIRQGVIFLLVVVAFFPFAKQTIFSGQLIVIYLSTAFVLISIFKFVLFYYLRHYRIATGSNLRNVIIVGYTHEAIKLKELFETRTDYGYNFLGFFSDKKHNAHIKGKIAEIGTFVNENNIDDIYCSLNELSNTQLKELVDFADINGKTIKFIPDAKEIFSKNLRIDYYEFFPLLSLQKTPFDEPLAQFSKRLFDIVFSSLVIILLLSWLTPILALLIKLESRGPVFFKQSRAGINEEHFFCFKFRSMQINNATDQLATKNDPRVTKIGKFIRKTSIDELPQFLNVLKGDMSVVGPRPHIGLINSKYTNKIKKYVLRHRVKPGITGLAQVRGARGEISSDEDMIFRIKYDVFYIENWSLLLDLKIIVQTVVNIFMGDEKAY; this is translated from the coding sequence ATGATTTTATCCGACAGGGGAAGGTATTCAAAATATTTAAGGCCCATCAGTATATTTTATGATATATTGGTAGTTACGGTTCTGTTCCAGTTTTTTTTCAGGGAATTGGGCCTAAACTACCTGCATTTTGGCTTTTATCAAATTGTCTGCTGGTCTATCATATCCTATTTTTCAGGGTTTTATGAGGTATACCGCTATACCAAGCCGTTAGAGATATTGTCTAAGATCATCAGGCAGGGCGTTATTTTCCTGTTGGTTGTAGTGGCGTTTTTTCCATTTGCAAAACAAACCATTTTTAGCGGCCAGCTTATCGTAATATACCTCAGTACGGCTTTTGTACTCATATCCATTTTTAAATTTGTCCTCTTTTATTACTTAAGGCACTACCGCATAGCAACCGGAAGTAATTTAAGGAATGTCATTATTGTAGGCTATACGCACGAGGCCATCAAACTGAAAGAGCTCTTTGAGACCAGGACAGATTATGGGTATAATTTTCTCGGGTTTTTCTCCGATAAAAAACACAATGCACATATCAAAGGGAAAATAGCCGAGATCGGCACCTTTGTTAACGAGAATAATATTGATGATATTTACTGCTCGCTCAATGAGCTTAGCAATACACAACTCAAGGAGTTAGTTGACTTTGCCGACATTAATGGCAAAACCATAAAATTTATACCGGATGCAAAGGAAATTTTTTCCAAGAACCTGCGGATAGATTATTATGAATTCTTCCCATTACTTTCGTTGCAAAAAACACCATTTGACGAACCGTTGGCACAATTTAGTAAAAGGCTATTCGACATCGTTTTTTCATCCCTGGTCATTATACTGCTGCTTTCATGGCTCACACCCATTTTGGCGTTGCTTATAAAGCTGGAATCAAGAGGGCCGGTTTTTTTCAAACAGAGCAGGGCCGGTATAAACGAAGAACATTTTTTCTGTTTTAAATTCAGGTCGATGCAGATAAACAATGCTACAGACCAACTGGCAACAAAAAATGACCCGAGGGTAACAAAAATAGGAAAGTTCATCAGGAAAACGAGCATTGATGAACTGCCCCAGTTCCTGAATGTATTAAAAGGTGATATGTCGGTAGTGGGGCCAAGGCCGCACATAGGGCTCATCAATAGCAAGTATACCAACAAGATAAAGAAATATGTATTAAGGCACCGGGTAAAGCCAGGGATTACGGGGCTGGCGCAGGTAAGAGGGGCCCGGGGCGAAATAAGCAGCGACGAAGACATGATATTCCGTATTAAGTATGATGTGTTCTACATAGAGAACTGGTCTTTGCTTCTGGATTTGAAAATAATAGTGCAAACGGTTGTAAACATCTTCATGGGCGACGAAAAAGCCTATTAA
- the purD gene encoding phosphoribosylamine--glycine ligase — MNILLLGSGGREHALAWKMLQSPLCDTLYVAPGNAGTSAIATNLDFVSTDFEAVKAATLAKNIGMVVVGPEDPLVKGIYDFFKNGADLKNIPVIGPSKQGAQLEGSKEFAKQFLIKNNIPTAAYDSFTKETVEEGCEFLTTLKPPYVLKADGLAAGKGVLILEDLAEAQQELRNMLVDEKFGEASAKVVIEEFLDGIELSCFVLTDGKSYKLLPTAKDYKRIGEGDTGLNTGGMGAVSPVPFADAAFMEKIETRIVKPTIEGLKKDNIDYKGFVFIGLIKVGDDPFVIEYNVRMGDPETEVVIPRLKSDLVELFLAVANEKLDEAVLETDERSAATIMVVAGGYPEGYAKGDVITGLEKVEGSIAFHAGTKLQNGEVVTNGGRVIAVTSYGDGFMEAIKKSYQNIAELHFDKMYYRKDIGLDL, encoded by the coding sequence ATGAACATTTTACTACTTGGTTCCGGAGGAAGGGAACACGCGCTGGCCTGGAAAATGCTGCAAAGCCCATTGTGCGATACATTGTATGTAGCGCCCGGAAATGCCGGCACATCGGCTATTGCAACAAACCTTGACTTCGTTTCGACTGACTTTGAAGCGGTAAAGGCAGCAACACTTGCAAAAAATATAGGTATGGTGGTCGTTGGTCCCGAAGACCCATTGGTAAAAGGGATATACGATTTCTTTAAGAATGGTGCCGATCTGAAGAATATTCCGGTCATTGGGCCGTCAAAGCAGGGTGCACAGCTGGAAGGCAGCAAGGAATTTGCAAAACAGTTCCTTATAAAGAATAACATCCCAACCGCGGCCTATGACAGCTTTACCAAAGAAACCGTGGAGGAGGGATGCGAATTCCTTACTACCCTGAAGCCACCTTATGTACTAAAAGCTGACGGACTTGCGGCAGGGAAAGGCGTACTGATACTGGAAGACCTTGCCGAAGCGCAGCAGGAACTGAGGAACATGCTTGTTGATGAAAAATTTGGCGAAGCGAGCGCCAAAGTAGTGATCGAAGAATTCCTCGACGGGATAGAACTGAGCTGCTTTGTACTTACCGACGGCAAAAGCTACAAGCTGTTGCCTACCGCCAAAGATTATAAGCGCATAGGCGAAGGAGATACAGGCCTTAATACTGGCGGAATGGGAGCGGTATCGCCGGTACCATTTGCCGATGCAGCATTTATGGAAAAGATAGAAACCCGCATCGTAAAACCTACGATAGAAGGGCTTAAGAAAGATAATATCGATTATAAAGGATTTGTGTTCATCGGGCTTATAAAAGTAGGCGATGATCCGTTCGTGATCGAATATAATGTAAGGATGGGCGACCCGGAAACGGAAGTTGTAATACCAAGGTTAAAATCGGACCTGGTAGAATTGTTTTTGGCTGTAGCCAATGAAAAGCTGGATGAGGCAGTGCTGGAAACCGACGAGAGGAGCGCGGCTACAATAATGGTGGTGGCTGGCGGCTACCCCGAAGGCTATGCAAAAGGCGATGTCATCACAGGGCTGGAAAAAGTGGAAGGCTCTATTGCATTCCATGCAGGGACGAAACTACAGAATGGAGAGGTAGTGACCAATGGCGGCCGAGTTATAGCGGTAACTTCGTACGGTGATGGCTTTATGGAAGCCATAAAAAAATCTTACCAAAATATAGCAGAACTACATTTTGATAAGATGTATTACAGAAAGGATATCGGGCTCGACTTATGA
- a CDS encoding DUF6341 family protein, with protein MKTFFEALGSLFTDFLFVPMHFFRALELKNWWIANIITWIFILICCAATWYWLKQLTIFKQNNDDDQDTTAHSFLS; from the coding sequence ATGAAAACATTTTTCGAAGCACTGGGATCTCTTTTCACTGATTTTCTTTTTGTTCCAATGCACTTTTTCCGTGCCCTTGAGCTTAAGAACTGGTGGATAGCAAATATCATCACATGGATATTTATCCTTATCTGCTGTGCCGCTACCTGGTACTGGCTAAAACAGCTGACCATATTCAAGCAAAATAACGACGACGACCAGGATACTACAGCGCACTCGTTCTTATCATAA
- a CDS encoding DUF6427 family protein produces the protein MLASVFNKSRPVNYALIGAGLVLFYFLYLFKDDHWTSNYLLVLQKAGLLLILAGSVFLVNFITRRNTLSKANTYAMFLFLVFLILFPTIMVNTNIIISNFFLLLALRRLISLQSLITPKEKIFDASFWIFAAAVFHFWSIIYIVLVFISIVFHVSRDYRNWLIPFIAFFGVAIIYFMGGLIAGEGFFKQVIDEIQVSFDFTYFENIYQNIALAVFSSIAVLFAVPYIFSITSKPLNLQASHKKIIYSFLIGVAIYVLSANKNNSFLAFTFAPLAIMGANYLESQENVWVKEIILALIVVIAIFLFSSQL, from the coding sequence ATGTTAGCAAGTGTTTTTAATAAATCAAGGCCGGTAAATTACGCATTAATTGGCGCAGGGCTGGTTTTGTTTTATTTTTTATACCTTTTTAAGGATGACCACTGGACATCCAACTACCTTCTGGTGCTGCAAAAAGCAGGCTTGCTGCTCATTTTGGCAGGATCTGTTTTCCTTGTCAATTTCATTACGCGCAGGAATACACTCAGCAAAGCGAACACCTATGCCATGTTCCTGTTCCTGGTTTTCCTGATATTGTTCCCCACCATAATGGTGAACACCAATATCATCATCTCCAACTTTTTCCTGCTGCTGGCTTTGCGGAGGCTTATATCGCTCCAGTCCCTAATTACGCCGAAAGAGAAGATCTTCGATGCTTCCTTCTGGATATTTGCCGCGGCTGTTTTCCATTTCTGGAGCATCATTTATATAGTACTGGTTTTCATCTCCATTGTTTTCCACGTGTCGCGGGACTACAGGAACTGGCTTATACCGTTTATCGCTTTTTTTGGTGTCGCGATAATTTATTTTATGGGCGGCCTTATTGCCGGGGAAGGTTTCTTTAAGCAGGTGATCGATGAGATACAGGTAAGCTTTGACTTTACCTATTTCGAGAACATTTACCAGAATATCGCCCTCGCAGTTTTCTCTTCCATCGCGGTACTTTTTGCGGTGCCGTATATATTTTCTATTACCAGCAAGCCGCTCAACCTGCAGGCATCGCACAAGAAAATAATTTATTCGTTCCTCATTGGCGTTGCGATATACGTGCTTTCGGCGAATAAGAACAACAGTTTCCTTGCCTTCACGTTTGCACCGCTTGCCATCATGGGCGCCAATTACCTTGAAAGCCAGGAAAACGTCTGGGTTAAAGAAATCATTTTGGCATTAATAGTAGTGATAGCGATATTCCTGTTTAGTTCGCAGCTTTAA
- the upp gene encoding uracil phosphoribosyltransferase, with the protein MHVHYLSENNSILNHFLSQIRDVDVQKDSMRFRKNIERIGEIMAYEISKELEYKDRDVHTPLGIKKTMEIKDGVVLCSILRAGLALHDGFLSFFDDAENGFISAYRHHPHNDEFFDILVEYQAAPSFTGKNLIVLDPMLATGMSLAEVLKKILPGQSPISFHIAVVIAAPEGIALLQESLPDNCHLWVASLDSHLNEKKYIVPGLGDAGDLAYGVKL; encoded by the coding sequence ATGCATGTACACTACCTTTCAGAAAATAACAGCATCTTAAACCATTTTCTTTCGCAGATCCGTGATGTGGATGTGCAGAAGGACAGCATGCGGTTCCGTAAAAATATCGAACGCATTGGCGAGATCATGGCTTATGAGATTAGTAAGGAGCTTGAGTATAAAGACCGTGATGTACACACCCCTTTGGGAATTAAAAAAACAATGGAAATAAAAGATGGTGTGGTATTGTGCTCTATACTGCGGGCGGGATTGGCGCTGCATGACGGGTTCCTGAGCTTTTTCGACGATGCCGAAAACGGGTTTATCTCGGCCTACAGGCACCACCCGCATAACGATGAATTTTTTGATATATTGGTGGAGTACCAGGCTGCGCCATCTTTTACCGGTAAAAACCTCATCGTGCTCGACCCAATGCTGGCCACGGGAATGTCATTGGCCGAAGTGCTTAAAAAGATACTGCCGGGACAAAGCCCTATATCCTTCCACATTGCTGTTGTTATTGCCGCGCCCGAGGGCATTGCGCTGTTGCAGGAATCGTTGCCGGACAATTGTCACTTATGGGTTGCCTCGCTGGACAGCCACCTGAACGAAAAGAAATATATTGTTCCGGGGTTGGGTGATGCAGGGGATTTGGCTTATGGGGTGAAGTTGTAG